A genomic region of Microbacterium schleiferi contains the following coding sequences:
- a CDS encoding ABC transporter ATP-binding protein yields the protein MKLELRGITKRFGSLVANDHIDLVVEPGEIHCLLGENGAGKSTLMNVLYGLYQADEGTILLDDHVQNFQGPGDAMRAGIGMVHQHFMLIPVFTVAENVMLGHESTKAGGFLDLNAARQRVREISERFGFDVDPDALVEELPVGVQQRVEIIKALSRDAKVLVFDEPTAVLTPQETDELMAIMRQLKESGASIVFITHKLREVREVADRITVIRLGKVVGEASPDSSNAELASMMVGRAVELTVHKDPPQLRDSALVVSRLSVLDPTGHPIVDDVSFEVRGGEILAVAGVQGNGQTELTEALVGLQGIVRGSATLDGAELIGRSVRGILDAGVGFVPEDRKEDGLVGPFTIAENLMLDRAHGAPFVKAGTVQRAALAAFAQEKFEEFDVRAQSVDTPVGTLSGGNQQKVVLARELSRELSLLVAAQPTRGVDVGSIEFIHKRVVQTRDAGIPVVVVSTELDEVVALADRIMVMYRGRIVGIVPGDTPREVLGLMMAGESPSTEGAAA from the coding sequence ATGAAGCTCGAACTCCGCGGGATCACCAAGCGGTTCGGCAGCCTCGTCGCAAACGACCACATCGATCTCGTGGTCGAACCCGGAGAGATTCACTGTCTCCTCGGCGAGAACGGTGCCGGCAAATCAACGCTGATGAATGTCCTGTACGGCCTCTACCAGGCCGACGAGGGCACGATCCTCCTTGACGATCACGTCCAGAATTTCCAGGGACCCGGTGACGCCATGCGCGCGGGCATCGGCATGGTGCACCAGCACTTCATGCTGATCCCGGTGTTCACGGTCGCCGAGAACGTCATGCTCGGTCACGAATCCACCAAGGCCGGCGGGTTCCTCGACCTGAATGCGGCCCGACAGCGTGTCCGGGAGATTTCGGAGCGATTCGGGTTCGACGTCGACCCCGACGCTCTCGTCGAGGAGCTGCCGGTCGGGGTGCAGCAGCGCGTCGAGATCATCAAGGCGCTCTCTCGCGACGCGAAGGTGCTGGTCTTCGACGAGCCGACCGCGGTGCTCACGCCGCAGGAGACCGACGAGCTCATGGCGATCATGCGTCAGCTCAAGGAGTCCGGGGCCTCCATCGTGTTCATCACCCACAAGCTTCGCGAGGTCCGCGAAGTGGCTGATCGGATCACCGTCATCCGCCTCGGCAAGGTCGTCGGCGAAGCATCGCCCGACTCATCCAATGCCGAACTCGCGTCGATGATGGTCGGTCGGGCCGTCGAGCTCACGGTGCATAAGGACCCGCCGCAGCTGCGCGATTCTGCCCTTGTCGTTTCGCGCCTGTCGGTGCTCGATCCCACCGGTCACCCCATCGTCGATGACGTCAGCTTTGAGGTTCGCGGTGGCGAGATCCTGGCCGTCGCGGGAGTTCAGGGCAATGGGCAGACCGAGCTCACAGAGGCTCTTGTCGGCCTCCAGGGAATCGTCCGTGGGTCAGCCACGCTGGATGGCGCCGAGCTCATCGGCCGCAGCGTGCGAGGCATCCTCGACGCGGGCGTTGGATTCGTCCCCGAGGATCGCAAGGAAGACGGCCTTGTCGGCCCCTTCACGATCGCCGAGAACCTCATGCTCGATCGCGCCCACGGAGCGCCGTTCGTCAAGGCGGGCACCGTGCAGCGCGCGGCGCTGGCGGCGTTCGCGCAGGAGAAGTTCGAGGAGTTCGACGTCCGCGCACAGAGCGTCGATACGCCCGTCGGCACCCTCTCCGGCGGAAACCAGCAGAAGGTCGTGCTCGCCCGCGAGCTCAGCCGCGAGCTGTCGCTGCTGGTCGCGGCCCAGCCCACGCGAGGCGTTGACGTCGGGTCCATCGAGTTCATCCACAAGCGCGTCGTCCAGACCCGCGACGCCGGCATCCCCGTGGTCGTCGTGTCCACCGAACTGGACGAGGTTGTCGCCCTCGCAGATCGGATCATGGTGATGTATCGCGGCCGAATCGTCGGCATTGTTCCGGGCGACACGCCGCGTGAGGTCCTCGGCCTCATGATGGCCGGCGAGAGCCCGAGCACGGAAGGAGCTGCCGCATGA
- a CDS encoding ABC transporter permease, with product MSTTASPTGEGTVPIAPLATAQPERIRSWKVPIALTIFTALFAILLLAAPREGVTTFRLSTPTDAIQLPELAVPVMATAWVCVVLLVLLTVASVFFVRAFARSPLWIVIVYILAIVVGFLTWAAAGAAIPVAGLLAGSLGLAVPLIYGALGGVIGERAGVVNIAIEGQLLAGAFTAAVVASATRQPILGLLAAMVAGTLVAFILAAFAIKYLVEQVIVGVVLNVLVIGLTSFLYSQVLQPNGATLNSPPRFDRMPIPLLADIPVIGPVLFNQTIIVYLMYIAVAAVYVGMFHTRWGLRLRAVGEHPQAADTVGIKVNATRFWNVLLAGAIAGLGGTVFTIGNGIAFNKEMTAGAGFIALAAVIFGQWDPIKATLAALLFGFASSLQNTLSIVGSPVPSEFMLMLPYVVTIFVVAGVVGRSRAPAADGKPYIKE from the coding sequence GTGAGCACGACTGCATCTCCCACGGGCGAAGGAACCGTCCCCATCGCGCCGCTGGCAACCGCCCAGCCCGAGAGAATTCGCAGCTGGAAGGTCCCGATCGCGCTCACGATCTTCACGGCGCTCTTTGCCATCCTGCTGCTCGCTGCGCCGCGGGAGGGGGTCACGACCTTCCGGCTGTCCACACCCACGGACGCTATTCAGCTCCCCGAACTCGCCGTGCCCGTCATGGCGACCGCGTGGGTCTGTGTCGTCCTGCTGGTGCTGCTGACAGTGGCATCCGTGTTCTTCGTCCGCGCGTTCGCGCGTTCGCCGCTGTGGATCGTCATCGTCTACATTCTGGCGATCGTCGTCGGATTCCTCACCTGGGCTGCGGCGGGTGCTGCGATCCCCGTGGCGGGGCTTCTCGCGGGATCGCTCGGACTGGCGGTTCCCCTCATCTACGGCGCCCTGGGTGGTGTGATCGGGGAACGGGCCGGTGTCGTGAACATCGCGATCGAGGGGCAACTGTTGGCGGGCGCATTCACCGCCGCCGTCGTCGCGTCCGCGACGCGCCAGCCCATCCTCGGGCTTCTTGCGGCGATGGTCGCAGGGACGCTCGTCGCCTTCATCCTCGCTGCGTTTGCGATCAAGTACCTCGTCGAGCAGGTCATCGTCGGTGTCGTGCTGAACGTGCTCGTGATCGGGTTGACGAGCTTCTTGTACTCGCAGGTGCTGCAGCCCAACGGTGCGACGCTGAACAGTCCGCCGCGGTTCGACCGGATGCCGATTCCGCTGCTCGCAGACATCCCCGTCATCGGGCCGGTGCTGTTCAACCAGACGATCATCGTCTACCTCATGTACATCGCGGTCGCTGCCGTCTACGTCGGCATGTTCCACACGCGCTGGGGGCTGCGCCTGCGCGCCGTTGGTGAGCATCCGCAAGCTGCCGACACCGTCGGGATCAAGGTCAACGCGACGCGGTTCTGGAACGTTCTGCTCGCCGGCGCTATCGCCGGCCTCGGCGGCACCGTCTTCACGATCGGCAACGGCATCGCCTTCAACAAGGAGATGACCGCCGGAGCGGGCTTCATTGCGCTCGCTGCCGTCATCTTCGGTCAGTGGGACCCCATCAAGGCGACGCTCGCGGCGCTGCTGTTCGGGTTCGCGTCGAGCCTGCAGAACACCCTGAGCATCGTCGGTTCGCCGGTGCCGAGCGAGTTCATGCTGATGCTGCCCTACGTGGTGACCATCTTCGTCGTCGCCGGTGTCGTCGGCCGCTCCCGAGCGCCCGCCGCCGACGGCAAGCCCTACATCAAGGAATAA